The Tripterygium wilfordii isolate XIE 37 chromosome 18, ASM1340144v1, whole genome shotgun sequence nucleotide sequence TGAAGCTGAGTATCGATCTCTAGCAAGTACGGCCTCAGAAGTAATCTGGTTGAAGCATCTTCTAACTGACCTCCATTGGAACACCTCCACCACACCCACCCTCCACTGTGATAATCAAGGGGCCACAAACCTAAGTCTCAATCCTGTATTACATTCTCGAATGAAGCACATCGCAGTAGATCTTCACTTTGTCCGTGCACAGTAAACCAAGGCCAGATCAAAGTCCAGAAAATCTCCACTGAACTTCAACTTGCAGACCTTCTTACGAAGTCTCTCATGCGACGTCGTTTTGAACAACTTAGCATCAAGATTGGAGTGACTCCAAGCCCCTCCATCTTGAGGGGGAATAAAGAGAAGGAGCCCAACACAAGCCCATAGTTTATCTATATGCAGCCCATAATAGTGAGTCTAGTCTTTTACTCAAGTCTACACGTTATCTCTTCACTTTAGTCTTACTCTGTATACCAACGGCTATTATGTCAGTCTGCACAGTCTCTGTGCTAGTATGTCAAGTCTCCTCAATAGCAGTTGCTTACTTTTCAGATGTATATAAACACACTTTGTACCGTTTGATAATCAATGAAAATAATCTCAACATCTTCTTTAGTGGCTACAAAAACAAAGGCTACAATCGGCACAATAGAATTAGTCCAAAACCATTTCACTGGACAACTCATCCACCTCAAGGACAGTCCCGCCCCTTCACATCTCAAGTTAATGGATTCACTAACACTAGAGCTCTGAATGCAGGCCGTGTTGGCTATCCACATGGCACATCCAAAATCATATGTCAGTTGTGTAATAAAGTAGGCCACAATGCCAAAGTCCATCGTTCCCAACCCAGCAATATTGGCCACAAGCCAACACTATCACTGGAGATTCAAGCTCCTCCAACAACGATGGGGTTCTTGACTCTGGGTTACGCACCACATCACATCTGATATGCAACATTTATCCATGCATTCAGACTCGTTGGGCATGAAGATGTCATAGTTTGCGATGGTAATGGTATATCTATCTCTCACATAGGTTGTTTTACACATAATACACCCACTACCACATTTACGTTGGATAATATTCTGTGTGCACCCTCtactaaaaaaaatctcatctatgtCTTTCAGTTTTGCAGGCAAAATAATATTTCCATTGAATTATTTCCTAACCATTTTTTTGTGAAGGATTTGAGTACGAGGACATTCTTTGTCCAAGCCGTGTGTCTTTCTTGACTACTCGGTTAAACACCATGTATATTATTGTCTTGATTttaacggggcatttggttggtgttttgaggGGGAGATGAGGGTGAGAATTgtatattctcttgtttggttgagttttggagggtagaatctcaaactcattctaCCCTCTATTCTTCCTTGTGGAGAATAGCcaagctcaccaaaatggtgagaatgactATTTTTCAtaagggagaatgagttttgatgtgtaaacGACTCTTTTAcacttattataaaatattgttttattttctaaaaagaaaaaaagggtaatatagaaattgtactattaatattctTACACTTCATgttcactctttattttataccaaacaatACCATACTCACCTTACACCCATCTCTTCCTCATCTCATGTTCacctcacacaattatgaatcaaatttccCACAATTATAAACTAAGTGTCCCGTTAAAGCAACAAAGTCTTTGTGTCCCGGCATGTCCTTTCCCCtttccaaaataaaatttgtctGGATCCTAGAGAGCCACCTCACTTGCCAATCTTATCTCTACTTCTTCTCCACAAAACAAATCCGCTCTCTATCCTACTCTCGTTTTAAATGTTAAATAATGGAGCCTCCTCTTTTTCCAATTGTTTGACACGACCATTTTCTTCGATGTTAAGAGTTTGACACGTCCCCTAACATTGGCAAGACTAATTATTGCTATAAATATCACTCCTTTCTTCACAACTTTAGCAGCTAGCAACCACAAATCTTGACAACAATGGCACAAGCAACAAAGTAGTAcaactcctctttttttttttttttttttttttgcatgataAGAGTTATTAATCCTTTTAAATCTTTTTCAGGTGTGCAGTCGTGACTGGAGCAAACAGAGGGATTGGATTTGAGGTAGTAAGGCAGTTAGCTTCAAATGACAGCAGCAGCATCAAAGTGGTGTTAACAGCCAGGGATGAAAAAAGGGGCCTTGAAGCTGTTGACAAACTCATCAAAGAATTTGGTCTCTCTGCAGGCAATGTGTTTTTTCATCAGCTTGATTTAACAGACCCTGCAAGTGTTTCTGCTATGGCCGATTTTGTCAAAACCCAATTCGGAAAACTTGATATCTTGGTATAAATCACTTCTTTAAAATTGTTATGCTCTTCAGTACATTTGTTAAAACCTGGTCATAAATGTTGATGATGGAAGGTGAACAATGCTGCTATCGATGGAGTCATCTATGATCCTACCATTCCATTTGATATGGATTTATCAGCTGAAGGAGTAAGTTTTCCCATAAAACTTCATCCTCATAAGATTTTGAGTTCCGGAAAATTGATTGTGTTACACTGTTACTGATGCAGGGGCCTACTGTGAGAAATATGAAAGAAATTGCAACTCACACTTATGATTTGACACAAGACTGCCTCAACACCAACTACTATGGCACTAGAAGAGTCACCGAAGCGCTTATTCCGCTCCTCAAGTTATCGGATTCTCCGAATATCGTAAATGTTTCGTCTCTCGTCGGCCAGTTGAAGGTTATTAGTCCAACTAAC carries:
- the LOC119984786 gene encoding (+)-neomenthol dehydrogenase-like, with translation MAQATKCAVVTGANRGIGFEVVRQLASNDSSSIKVVLTARDEKRGLEAVDKLIKEFGLSAGNVFFHQLDLTDPASVSAMADFVKTQFGKLDILVNNAAIDGVIYDPTIPFDMDLSAEGGPTVRNMKEIATHTYDLTQDCLNTNYYGTRRVTEALIPLLKLSDSPNIVNVSSLVGQLKSIPNEEIRAVFNNIESLTEKKIHLLVSDFLKDFKEGSLETKGWPTFVPAYQMSKVALNAYTRLLAKNYPGICVNCICPGCVKTDMSRGNGILTVEEGGEGPVKLALLPNGSPSGLFFVNGKVSSF